GTGGTCGACCGGAATCTGACCCCCGCCCATCCTGGCGTGGCCGCCGGCGTTGGCCATCGGAACGTCGCTGACGGCGTGGCGAAGCGTCTCGCCCATGTGGACCCGATCGTCGCGGGACCGACCCGAGACGTGGATCGTCCCGTCGTACTCGCCGTAGACGGCGACCGCGGTGACCCCTTCGAGCTGGAGCAGCTCGTCGGCGGCCTGGGAGATCGCGTCGACGTTGTCGACCGCGCCGACGTCGCAGACGGCGAAGGAGCCCTCGACCCGGCGCTCGGTGATCGCGCGGGCCTTCGTCTTGAGGACGTCGTCGCTGACCTGGGGGTTGGCGATCCGATCGAGGACGTCCTCGTCGATCCCATCGTAGAGGTATCCGCAGGCGTCGAACTCGGCCCACGAGCAACCGCGGGTCAGCCGGTTCGTATCCGACTGGATACCGTAGAGCAGCCCCGTCGCCAGCGCGGGCGAGAGCGCTGGTCCGGCCTCGCGTTCGGTCTCGCCGGCGAGGACGTCCAGTTCCTCGAAGTACTCGGCGACGATCGTCGAGGCCGCGCCGTAGTCGGTCCGGACGTCGGTGAACTCGGTTCCGGTGCCGTTCCCGGGATGGTGGTCGACGACGGCGACGGGTTCGACGAGCTGGGCTCCCGTGAACCCGCGTGGCGTGTTGTGATCGACGAGGACGACGGCGTCTGCAGCAAGCTCCGAGGCCGCCTCGACTCGCTCGAGGTCGAGTTCGAGAACGGTCCGAAACGCGCGGTTCTCCTGGTGGCGGATCTCCCCGGGGAACTGCAGGGTCGGATCGGTGCCGACCGACGAGGCGATCTCGGCGATCCCCATCGCACACGCCATCGCGTCGGGGTCGGGGTTGGGGTGTAACAGCACCGCGACCTCGTCGTAGCTCTCGAGCAGGTTCCGGAGCCGCACGCCGGGCGGTCGGCGAACCCAGCGAAAGAGCCACCAGCCGGCGACGGCGACGCCACAGACCGCAAGGACGAGTAGCGAGACCGCGAGCGGATCGAGCGATCGAACCGCCTCCGCGACGGGGTCGAGCGCGAGGACGGCGTCCCCGAACCCGTCGCCGTCGGCGCCTCGGCGTCGCATATCGCACCATTCCATCGGACCCCCAAGAACTTTCGCCCCGAACCCCCTCCCGTAGCCGGCCCCTACTCGCGGGCGGCGAGGACCTCGCGGTACCCCTCCCGGAAGGTCGGGTACGCCAACTCGTATCCCAGCTCCCGGAGCTTCGCGTTCGAGCAGCGCTTGCTCGTCAGGATCCGGCGGCGCGCCGTCTCGGAGAGCTCGTCGTCCTCGAGTCGCTCCGCTTTCGTCCGCTTGGGCGGTCGCTCGACCCCGGCCTCGTCGGCCAGCCAGTCGGCGAACGCCCACTTCTCGACGGGCTCGTCGTCGACGACCTG
This genomic window from Natronococcus occultus SP4 contains:
- a CDS encoding DHH family phosphoesterase encodes the protein MRRRGADGDGFGDAVLALDPVAEAVRSLDPLAVSLLVLAVCGVAVAGWWLFRWVRRPPGVRLRNLLESYDEVAVLLHPNPDPDAMACAMGIAEIASSVGTDPTLQFPGEIRHQENRAFRTVLELDLERVEAASELAADAVVLVDHNTPRGFTGAQLVEPVAVVDHHPGNGTGTEFTDVRTDYGAASTIVAEYFEELDVLAGETEREAGPALSPALATGLLYGIQSDTNRLTRGCSWAEFDACGYLYDGIDEDVLDRIANPQVSDDVLKTKARAITERRVEGSFAVCDVGAVDNVDAISQAADELLQLEGVTAVAVYGEYDGTIHVSGRSRDDRVHMGETLRHAVSDVPMANAGGHARMGGGQIPVDHLQAIETEDGSGREGFDERLFAAMAGKWR